Below is a genomic region from Candidatus Hydrogenedentota bacterium.
CGTGGGCTAAACCACGGGATTCCCGAGGCCTCGGCCTCTTCTCGCGCGTGGGCCAGCACGCGGGTTGCAAAGGCCGGGGACACTTCGGGAGCGGGCAGGCTTCTCAGGTGCTCGGAAAGGGCAGCGAACTGGGCATAACGTTGCGCCGCCTCCGGGTCTCCCCGCAAGACTTGTCCTACCGAGGCGGGATCGTCGGATTCGCCATCGAGGTAGGCGGACAATTCTTCGTTGATGAAATCGTTGTTCATAGGAGTTCACCCCCCAATTCAATCAATCGGAGCCGGAGTTGTTCACGAGCGCGCGCCAACCGGCTCTTCACGGTACCTTTCTGGCATTGGACAACTGAAGCAATCGCCTCGTAATCCATCCCTTGCATTTCCCGGAGGATGAGAATCTCCCGGTGTTCGGGAGACAAGTCCTCCAGTGCGCGCTCGATTAATCCTTCAATTTCCTTGTGCCGGGCGACCGCGTCGGGGCGGTGGCCCACGTCCTCGACCACCACTTCCGAATCGTCTTCGCGCGTCATCGAGAGAACTCTGCCGCGACCTCGGCGAGCCGAGTCGCGCAGAAAGTTCAGTGTGAGGTTCCGCGCCATTCCGAAGAGGACCGTCGAGAATTTGGCATCGGGGGTGAGCCGCTGCAGATAGCGGTACAGCCGGACAAAGCTATCCTGGGCGATATCCTGGGCGTCTTGTTGGGAGCCAACCATCCGGTAGCAGAAATGTACCAGCGGACGTTCGTACCGATGGACTAACTGCCCAAAGGCGTCCATGTCGCCCGAGCGCGCTCGCGCCACCAATTCCCAGTCTGTCAGGTCACTCATCCGTCGCGGCGCCTCGACCTCAACGTATTCAACACCAAGGAGAGTGTGAAGTTCCGCCCCGTGCGCCGGGAGGTCCTACCGGATACGCGGCACCCTTCCCCAATGAACAGAGTCTAACACAGGCAACAGGAAACCGGCGCCATATGAAGTCGTTATTTTACGCGGGCTTAACCCGGGGGCCGTCCGCCGTGTCTTCGAGAATCCAACCTTTTTCGGTCAATTCGCCGCGGATGGCGTCGGCGCGCTTGAAGTCTTTATCGCGGCGGGCCTGCTGACGTTCTTTGACCAGGTCGAGTACCCACGCCGGTGTCTCCGCCTTGGCGGGGGCGGCGAACAATCCTGTCACCCGGTCAAGCCGGTCCAGGAGGGCTAGCGCCCGCTGGGCGCCGCCGGCGCCGAGTTCGTGTTTGTCCAGAATTCGGTTGACCTCGCGGACGAAATCGAAAACGGCAGCAATCGCCCCGGAGATGTTGAGGTCGTCGTCCAATGCCTCGCCAAATGCGAGCTCGCAGTTGGCCGCTTCTTGTTCGATGTCGGAACCTTCGCCGCGGACCTCTTCGAGTCGTATACGGAAATCACGGATCCGCCGCAACGCTTCGCCGGCCGCTTCCAATCCGTCGAACGTGAAATTACTGGGTTGGCGGTAGTGGGTCTGAATCAGAGCCCAGCGGATGGCTTTGGGATCGTGACCCTTTTCAACCAAGTCCCGCAGGGTGTAGATGTTCCCCAGCGACTTCGACATCTTCTTGCCTTCAACGAACAGATGCGCGCTGTGCAGCCAGTAGCGCACGAAGGGCTTACCCGTTGCCGCCTCCGATTGCGCGATTTCGTTTTCGTGATGCGGAAACATGTTGTCGATGCCGCCGCAATGGATATCGAACGTCTCGCCCAAGTACTTCATGCTCATGCAGGAGCATTCGATGTGCCAGCCTGGCCGGCCCTTGCCAATTTCAGTTTCCCAGAACACCGCGCCGTCGTCTTCGTCGTAGGCTTTCCAGAGGGCGAAATCGCGGGCGTCTTCGGTTTCGTATTCATCGGAATCGACGCGGCCACTGGCCCCAGTCTGGAGCTGTTGCATATCGAACTTGCTGAGTTGTCCGTAGTGTGGAAACGTGCTAAGCCGGAAGTAGATGCTTCCATCCACTTCATAGGTGCAACCCTTTTCACGCAACGTTTTGATGATATCCACCATCTCCGCGATGTGGTCAGTTGCCGCCGGATAATGCTCCGCGCGCTCGATGCCCAGCGTGTCGAGATCTTCGAAGAACGCCTGTGTATAGCGGCCGGTCAGGGCCTTGAGCGATTCGCCGGTTTCGCGACAAGTGCGGATGATCTTGTCCTCCACGTCGGTGAGGTTCA
It encodes:
- a CDS encoding sigma-70 family RNA polymerase sigma factor; translated protein: MSDLTDWELVARARSGDMDAFGQLVHRYERPLVHFCYRMVGSQQDAQDIAQDSFVRLYRYLQRLTPDAKFSTVLFGMARNLTLNFLRDSARRGRGRVLSMTREDDSEVVVEDVGHRPDAVARHKEIEGLIERALEDLSPEHREILILREMQGMDYEAIASVVQCQKGTVKSRLARAREQLRLRLIELGGELL
- the cysS gene encoding cysteine--tRNA ligase — translated: MPIRYHNTLTRTKEVFTPLSPGEVRMYTCGPTVYNFAHIGNLRTFLFEDLLRRHLKYRGFKVTHVMNLTDVEDKIIRTCRETGESLKALTGRYTQAFFEDLDTLGIERAEHYPAATDHIAEMVDIIKTLREKGCTYEVDGSIYFRLSTFPHYGQLSKFDMQQLQTGASGRVDSDEYETEDARDFALWKAYDEDDGAVFWETEIGKGRPGWHIECSCMSMKYLGETFDIHCGGIDNMFPHHENEIAQSEAATGKPFVRYWLHSAHLFVEGKKMSKSLGNIYTLRDLVEKGHDPKAIRWALIQTHYRQPSNFTFDGLEAAGEALRRIRDFRIRLEEVRGEGSDIEQEAANCELAFGEALDDDLNISGAIAAVFDFVREVNRILDKHELGAGGAQRALALLDRLDRVTGLFAAPAKAETPAWVLDLVKERQQARRDKDFKRADAIRGELTEKGWILEDTADGPRVKPA